The Brassica napus cultivar Da-Ae chromosome C7, Da-Ae, whole genome shotgun sequence genome has a segment encoding these proteins:
- the LOC106406640 gene encoding protein LURP-one-related 6: protein MKAVVSKLHFSSTEEVMVVRRRPHVVNGGGFVVTDCREKTIFKIDGCGVLGTRGELVLRDGDGTDLLLIHKKGGMVQALSIHNKWRGYSYDYQGSPKPVFTLRDPKQFCFSITGSIRISVQPGNCYFDVRGSFPDRDCSIVDSTGSVIAQVKEWSGSKDIYSVVTKANVDKAFVFGVIAVLDYIYGESTSC from the exons ATGAAAGCTGTGGTGAGTAAATTGCATTTTTCTTCGACGGAGGAGGTGATGGTGGTGAGACGAAGGCCACACGTGGTTAACGGCGGTGGCTTCGTAGTCACAGATTGTAGAGAGAAGACTATTTTCAAGATTGACGGTTGTGGAGTTCTTGGCACCAGAGGAGAGTTAGTTCTTAGAGATGGTGATGGTACTGATTTGCTTCTCATCCATAAAAAG GGAGGAATGGTGCAGGCTCTAAGCATTCATAACAAGTGGAGAGGCTATAGTTACGACTATCAAGGAAGCCCTAAACCGGTTTTCACATTGAGAGATCCTAAGCAATTTTGTTTCTCCATAACCGGTTCCATCCGCATCTCGGTCCAACCGGGGAACTGCTACTTTGATGTGAGAGGGTCTTTCCCGGATAGGGATTGTAGCATCGTGGATTCAACTGGAAGTGTGATCGCTCAGGTAAAAGAATGGAGTGGGAGCAAAGATATATACTCGGTGGTGACAAAAGCTAATGTTGATAAAGCTTTCGTTTTCGGAGTAATCGCGGTTCTTGACTATATCTATGGTGAATCTACAAGTTGTTGA
- the LOC106406638 gene encoding proteasome subunit alpha type-6-B: MSRGSGGGYDRHITIFSPEGRLFQVEYAFKAVKAAGITSIGVRGKDSVCVVTQKKVPDKLLDQSSVSHLFPVTKYLGLLATGMTADSRSLVTQARNEAAEFRFQYGYEMPADILAKWIADKSQVYTQHAYMRPLGVVAMVLGMDEERGPLLYKCDPAGHFYGHKATSAGMKEQEAINFLEKKMKENPAFTYDETVQTAISALQSVLQEDFKATEIEVGVVRADNPIFRSLETEEIEEHLTAISERD; encoded by the exons ATGAGCAGAGGAAGCGGCGGAGGATACGATCGCCACATCACAATATTCTCTCCGGAAGGTCGTCTCTTCCAAGTAGAATATGCATTCAAAGCCGTGAAAGCAGCTGGAATCACATCCATCGGTGTTCGAGGAAAAGATTCAGTATGCGTCGTTACCCAGAAGAAAGTTCCC GACAAGCTTCTAGATCAGTCAAGCGTATCTCACCTTTTCCCTGTCACCAAGTACCTTGGCTTGTTAGCCACTGGCATGACAG CTGATTCAAGGTCTTTGGTCACGCAAGCAAGGAATGAGGCAGCTGAGTTTAGGTTCCAATACGGATACGAGATGCCTGCCGACATCCTTGCTAAATG GATTGCAGATAAGTCACAGGTCTATACTCAACATGCTTACATGAGACCTCTTGGTGTAG TTGCCATGGTGCTGGGTATGGACGAAGAGAGAGGACCCCTGCTTTACAAGTGTGACCCAGCTGGTCACTTTTACGGTCACAAG GCAACTAGTGCAGGTATGAAAGAGCAAGAAGCAATCAATTTCCTGgagaagaaaatgaaagaaaaccCTGCCTTCACTTATGACGAAACAGTGCAG ACTGCCATATCCGCTCTGCAATCTGTTCTTCAAGAAGACTTCAAGGCAACTGAGATTGAG GTTGGAGTTGTGAGAGCTGATAACCCCATCTTCCGTTCCCTTGAAACAGAGGAGATCGAGGAGCATTTGACTGCCATAAGCGAACGCGACTGA